Genomic window (Argopecten irradians isolate NY chromosome 13, Ai_NY, whole genome shotgun sequence):
gatgtacctgcttaatcgtattgatcaacgatttggaatttaaacggtatcaatcaaaacacTTAACAATGTCattaaatttgtcaatattttttgtgatatgtttcataaggaacgtagaaaaatacatttatgtcaaattttacttcgtggttatgtaacagaaatagCCTCACTgcattgtccctttaagtaaatcacttttaaaacattacttttacaaaGTAAATGATCTTCTTGGTCGCCACACtagttacatataaaacattatttcagTTAATTAAATTAGACTTTTACTTGTGATCGTTGTAGATTTAGTAGTTAGAATCGTTAGTTTAAACTTactctatacatgtattgctatattgttatgttttatgaTAATGTGACGTTCCAATGTGTTTGTTAGGTTGGTAAAAGGGCTAGCGTCTTTCGATTTAGGATTGATTTCTAAATTTCTCCATGTTGTTGGTCACGGTTACCTGGTGATCAACCGGGACGTACAGATTCAcgtaatattttatcatatcactataaaatgcattatcaaactcattttacattaacattttaaagCTAAAAGCCATATCGGTCaaagtatgtacattgtacatttaaaacGTCGGTAAACTGGAGGTGTGAAACAAGCCTCTAATTTATAATAGGCCCCTTCATAAAGTGATGAATACttgtacttttttttaaataatttatttttgaagtGAATGATTGAATGTGTTAAGTAGAAATGTTGCACATGTTAGTAagatttattaaaaatgatCAGTATGCATTCAAAATTAAAGCACATAagatatgtataaaaaatactATAACCCTTCTGCCGAAATCTTACTTAGTTAAttaaatttatgttttatcGGTAAACTGTGATTcccaaataataaaacaaacgtCTTATAGGTCTaaacaatttaatgaatattcataaacGATACAGCGAGGCTTGAGTGGGGTGGTATCGATGGAGTATTTACAAACCTGATTCAGGAACCGGTGAAACCCTTGCTCATCACTTCTCGCGTAGAGTGGACTGCTGTGTCCTGTAGTGCTCTCCCACGACCCATGAAAGTCGTATGACATCAGATTTATGAAGTCAAGATCCCTGAAAAATTTGTCCCAAACCATTTGGatgatttaatttgtaattatgttAGTTGTGTGgcctttgttaaatatattatctAAAGATACGATCAATGCGATGTAGTTTATAATGAGTTACATTATGTATGGGTATCGGTACCTTGAGCTAGAGAAATCCCAATGTGGCTATGGATCCGTGCTTCAAAGTCAATAGTCTGGATAACTCACAATCCGGAAGGAAATAACTTTGAACGAATTTATTTATTGACTTAGTACCGGAATTTATCAGTCCTGATCCATATGGTTTGGGTTGGAAACGCAAGTGTTCGGATTGTGTTGAGGATCGCTTTCATCGAACGCACccatttaaacaaaaaaatttaaTCTTGGTCGTGTCAATTTTAAAGCAAAGATATAGCAATATTTTCAAAGTAAAGAAACAAAAAGCATCTTTATCATTCATAGACTAACTCGTCCGGATTACGAATTTTCCAGACTGCTGAATCTTAGTCAATCTGTAACACTATGATAATCCGATTCATGTCATTTCCGTCTGGACTGAaatttccagacttttcgcgtcCGGAGTATCGTGGATCCTCGGTATTAGAATTATACTAAAAAATTGAACTCCAATAAACGTTCCGTTTACTTACTTGGATATGAGATCTACTTGATAAGAATCATCAATAGTCCACTTTCCGGCCGACACTGCTGCCGAGAGAAGCAGAGGCCTTCGTGTTGTCCGGGTGCCTTCTTCCTGGAATCTGTGATGTAAAATCTTCAACAAACAACCCAAATAAAATCAGCAAAATTAGTAATTACAAAgacaatattctgtatttgcatattaaagagtaaTTTGCCTTTACGGTAGGTactgattatgacgtcatgtgtttgcgatcgtaacgtcatacattCAGAAtacgacgtgaattgtgctcataaaataatgacgtaacaatcgatacgtTACCACAAAGGAGATAACTCTTTGATAATTCGACACGATTAAAACATTCATTTGTGATATTGCATTTAAAGGCATTGGTTTATATCGAAATTAAACCCCGCTAATAGGTTCCGTTTATGAATCGCAAGATATGAACCTGTGAATTTAAAGCGTTATAGCATGATAGATTCCAATGACAGAGGACAGGGCGAAAAAATACGGTACTCTTCGGCACATTAATGATACATATGTTTATGTAACGCTCCATACAGAAAGCTAAAACATGGgtcaaattcacattttttttcggAATCAAGTTGTCCGTGAATGATTCGAAAAATAGTCTTCCTTGAATAAAGAAAACTGACCAATCGCCAGGCAGTACGTAGTCACGTCTCGTGCCCACAAGTGCATATGTACCTAATTATTCATTGATagtaacaatacaaaatacaaagtcacgtgcggtatatatacaaatgtacccggacggtttgattgacagctgtcGCCCGTCAAATACACAGtaactttcaataaaatattatttttaattaatatttaaaccaAATTTAGATTAGATATTTGTAGACAGACAACAAACTCGATAGCGTATTCTTCGATCGATATACCTGAACAAGTCTTGTAAATCTATATTTATCTCTCCAGCTATTGGCTCCAGATGAAGGGTATTCCCAGTCAAGGTCAAGACCATCCAGTCTGTATCTCCTGAGGAAGGAGATCGCGTTATCAGCGAACTCTTCAGTGTTCTGGTCTGTTGCTGCCATGGCTGAAAATCTTTCAACGCCATGGGACCAGCCCCCCACTGCTAAGATCACTTTCAGACTGGGGTTTATTGTCTTAAGATCTATAATTCTGCTGTATAAATCTGTAAATGAAACAGTATCAGACTTGAGTTTATTTATTAAAGTCTATAATGCTGCTGTATGGGTAtgcaatattttgtatttaaatgcTTTTGCTGTCAATCAGTACCGCATTTCATATAGGGTCTTGTGCTGTGGGTTTTATTCGAGGCGCAGTCTATTATTTCTACTACTTTTATGCTAAAGTGGCGTAGCACCTTTaacaattccgtctttgcatattaaagattTACTTCCCTAAagttgcgggtaggtatcccaTTTAGACCGAATGAAACCCAAAATGTTGGCGATGCATGCAAAACAAATGTGAAAACCCACCGCGACCAGGATGGTTgcatttctaccacaattatgaAGGAGTACTCCGTTCTGTCTATAAAATGAGTGCATAAACAAACGATTACAAAATGAAAAGGAGCTCATTTTAAAAGACAGATGATTCATTCTAGTAACacactgtgacgtcattattttgtgagtgacaGTCAAgccgttttctctgaaaagtatgacaatcaatacctacccgcaagggcagataactctttaatatgcaaatacggaattgATACAGCACTAAACCCTTTCACATACACAGTAATACATACCTATGTCATTGTATCCCTCTGTTGTCATGTTGTTACCGTCCAGTTGAGAGAAGGCGAATATGATGTGAGTACAGAGAAAAGGATCAATATCGCCTGCTGAGAACGCCATAGGGCTTATTCTATACTGGGCCCAGTTTGTGAAGTAACACACTCTCTTGTATTCTGACATCCCTGTAATTCAATTTTATcatgtattaaataataaaaaatacatagtATATGCTACACTTACATTCTTTTTATAGCAtagttttcttttaattttttttgtaaattaagcatttgacttattttcttcaaatttatttcaaattttgacaAAGGATGGACTTGaatagtttatttttattatggaGATAAAACACTAAAATCGTGTGTATGATTAGAATACACTCTGACTTTTGAATTATAAgtcattaacataaaatatatatcattcaaTCTAAACCTATTAAATTCAAACTTTCCTAACGGGCTCTTTTAACTATAAAATCATTAAGCCATTGTTGCAGCCAATCAGAGACGGTGTTACTAAAACATAGACATAATTtattaaaccaataaaaatgCTTGTTACACACAACAATATTTAAACAATTGTCTCACATCCTGGCTAATCATATTTAGTCCTATATATCGAGACAATCATCCGGGGCGGTTGTAAAATAATGAACGTACACcaaagttatttttaatatatctaGCATGTATTTCTACTAATATCATGTTCAAATGACGTAGCATGCCCGCATGTAGCTCACAAACAAAATCCAGAGAGACGCCCAAAAGCTTAACAACTGTTCACCACGGTACACCCTCAGACAATTCTCTTTTGAGTAGGTTGACCTTGTGACCTCTAGTAGTGACGTCAGTGTGATTCTAAATAACCTTGAACCACATTACGTAGACGACATTAAAATTGCATTGCTACCTTAGGTAGGTATAAGCACTATAAACATCAGCTACAATGTATGTCGTCTGCATCTTTTTACAATAGAGGTATTACTGTATCTTCAAACATAGCTGCGGTGTCACCCATTGTGATTCAAGTGCAATATCCAGCAGAAAACAATCACAGACTTCACTTGTCGCTGTCTAATATGTTACCTTACGGTACGGTATTAATGTATTATCAGCCTCTTTCGTGTGTGGATAGGAAAGGTATATATTCTACTCGATTGTCACATTTTGTGTTTTCAAGGAAGGAATATCTCcttcttcatatccacataagaaatggtatttttctctcatacgttttattacaattttacaatgttatgaaatgctgttattttgaaataatttcaacGGAAACCGCGACTACAAATCAATTCtccatatataaaaaaaaatgtttgatattttgatgCAATTCCATTGTTTGTGTTCTTAATAGTAAAGCCAGCGTAGTTTCTGGTAATTATTGGTTCACATTTTAccaatatttgtaattttgttgacgcagtGACATAACAGAATTGTATTGTATGGGCAGAAATACAACCTCAGACAACATGAGTGTATCTCATTTGATAAACCAGttttacacccgtaggtatgagagaaatatatttCTGTCGGTATCAACCACGCAATATTAAAACTTTTGACGATTGAATCTACAAGCGACTGACGGTCATTCGGACAATACGTAATAGCATATTGTCTGTAGGgacatgtaaatatgtatttatatcaggTGGGTATACGTATGCCTTGTAGATGTTGTCAAATATGTCCGTTAAATGCAACGGCCGGGGCGTATCGTTCAACGTTAACGTTAGACATTGtgatacaaaatatgatatttatataaatattaagtaatattaagaaaaatataCCTTTAAAGGCAGCTCGCAAAGATTTAGAACCGCTTAAATTAAATGTTCTCGATTTAAGGTCAACGCGCGAGATTTTTGACCCGCGAAAATTGTGTATTGCCTATTCACGTAAACGGTTTTGTATCATCATTTTCAGGCTGAACCAGCCATATTTTATGGGAATTCCCTCTCCCTGTTAAAATATGCAATGTAAACAAAGCATTAAATCAAGAAAACAGCACCTGTGTCGCAATGTATTTCTGAAATACAATGCTAATATTTCAGTAGTAGGTTGCATATGTGTTTTTTGATATAATTCAATAGAGCATTTTCGGAGCATTTAGATTTatcaatgtaaacaaatattcacTGCGCTCGATCGTTCTTACGTCGACATAGTTTAGCCCGCAGAACAGTACATTAGCCTCCAGGATTTTAGAACCAAACAGTGGATTAATCTGATAACAGATTTTGTCTAATTCCTTTAAACTTTGATTATCCGACTGAATACTACCATTCATAAGGACGAAAACTACGACATCGGAATCCACCGGCCACGATGAAAAGGTCATTGGGTGACTAAAAATATTGCGAATCATCAGAGATGTGTTTTAGTAGATATTGCTCTCCTCTCGTTgttattaatacattttcacattttccTTCTCCAACTCCACACTTTGTTTTCAGGAAACAAACTTAAATCCAATATCATATGCTATTCAcacaattacaaaaatgtacctCCATGATATCGTTGTGCTCTTGAAATAACTGTAACATGCTATGTCGGGTGATCCGGCTGGTCAGATCAACACACCGAGGAGAAATGTTTATAGATACATACCTATTATATACGTCGACACGATGTTAAATAAGGCCAGAAGAACGACTAAACGAACTGTAAATTCCATCTGAAATGATTAAATAAATTtatggatatataacataaataaatataaaataaatatatgaataaatatacaataaatatatgaataaatttataaaatgaatagatacactgtacatatattaaataaatagtatatttatataatataatatatatttattaaataaataaatatatttataaaataaatacatttttaaaataaaatacatttatacaataaatagattgataaaaaataaatagatttataaaataaataaataattaaaaaaaatggataaatGTTCACTATAAATGTAATTCCACCAGTAACGTGCTTGTTCGGAACCGTGTATACTTTACTGCTAttgttaaaatgtaataaaatgctatgtaaaaacatttgattgtaaaaaaaaattagttgTACATGTTTCTTCTTTAAAACATATACAGTTACTAATTGTTACGATACGCGCAAATGCTTTGTCAGAAAGATTGATTGCttgaagttttgtttaaaattttgtttgctaatgattattattttctttaaataataaaCTATTTGTATAAGAGTGAACAAGGTTCCCTTGTTTGGATAAAGTAAGATATGAACCACTACTTTGCTATGATAAATGTAGATTGTGATTTTATGTGGTCTAGAACAAATGTACTTATCCGGCCTATTTTGCTTGTAAGCCAGTCTAAAGACAACATCATTATTTGTCTAGAAGGCTTTATTGCAATTAAATTAGGTCGATCACATTTCACTaagaaaattggttaaaatcattttaatttcgatattttttcatatgatatttgCATAGTAGTTTACATTGATTAGTTCGTCTAATATTTGAACTATAACATTAGAATAAAGTTTTCAAAGAGCTTGATTTTTAAATGTTCCCAGACAAGACAAAGAGAATAAGGTGACTAACACTGCCAAACAAAGATATCGTTTTCTTgtgattattgatattttagcTTGTCAACCCAAGGCTTGCCTTGTTTGATTCTCTTTCTCCAATActgattagaaaaaaaaaaccatttcagTTGCTTTCCAgttttttagctcgcctattcgaagaatagcgggagctaatgttgtcaccccggcgtcggcgtcggcggcggcgtcagcgttggcgtcccatatCACGtttaagtttttgagcaagtttctgtttcgtcaattgtttaagcttaagtcatcataaatgtttatgactttattttcctaatgtgtatggatgctgaaagtgataatacaaccaatttggggccctttaggttttttttgagtctgttaatttgtcatatttccatgttaaagtttttgagcaagtttctattttgtcaattgtttaagcataagtcatcataaatgtttatgattttattttcctaatgtgtatggatgctgaacgtgataatacaaccaatttggggccctttaggggtttttgagtatgttaatttttcatatttccatgttaaagtttttgagcaagtttatattttgtcaattgtttaagcataagtcataataaatgtttatgattttattttccttatgtgtatggatgctgaacgtgataatacaaccaattcggggccctttagggtgtttttgagtctgttaatttgtcatatttccatatctaaatagtaaatacttgaacatcatcttcttctgaataggcgagctttgctgttctccaataGCTCTTGTTAATCATGCCATTATCAAAGGAAAGTCGTATATAtgtgtcaaaattgatgacatgTTTGATTATATACCAAAGTGTCGTTTGACATTAGAAGATAacaatgtttatgattttactATTCAGTTtttaaatatcacaaatttATCTGCCCGTatgagtaggtattgattgtggcgCCATGTATTTACGAGCACAACATCTTATTTTAAAGACAAATACACATGAATTCATGAATCCACAATCGATATCTTCGtaaaagggcagataactctgtagtatctgtaatatgtaaaggtGTAATAACACCAAGGCAGACAATATAGGTttatatgaatgaaaaaaaaccaaaaaaaaacaaaaactgcCAATCACACCTCAAGAACAAATCGGgtttaaaatattatcaaatggACCATATTGATATTAGATATGATAACAGCAAAACCCACTCAAATAAACATTTAcgtattttaaacatttacgTATTTACGTATCATAAGATaagttaaatttaaaaaaaaacatatttataaatattttttgaaaaagaaatttaacaaatgtatttgaaaactgaatatttacaaataattttgaaaataaaatattaacagatatttttgaaaatcaaatatttataagagtttttgaaaattaaacatttacaaatgtatttgaaaactaaatatttacaaataattttgaaaatcaaatatttacagatatttttgaaaatgaaattcttCGCAAATGTTATCtactacatatattttaatgataatgataCATTACCTTTATTCTTGTGGGACCGTTGTATCTTTAGAACTCTACTATCCATGGAATACACGACATATATACAGACGTACCTGTGGAACTAAAGGGTGTACCTGGTACATGTCCTGTACCTACATAGGTGTAGTACGAGATACCTGCGTCATAACTAAAGGTAGCGGATACTATAAATAACGCAGatgttgttttgattttatcatcCACATTTTTGCTCTGgtgggttatatatatatatatatagcaggttttaattgtacacaGTGATACGGTCGCCTTCTACCTTCGCGCTTgggggaatttccctttagctcagtcggtaaaACGGCAGACCAGTAAGTCCGGGGTCGCGGGTTCAAGCCCGGCTGGCGGCACACTACTCTCGCCCTGTCACATATATATGACGATTTCCAAAATATGTTTTAGTAGTTACGACGAATCAGAGTCATTCAATTTGAACTTAGTAATTACAAAGAATTTTTATTGTAGAAAAATGAACAGTTGTTAAAGTAGAGAATGGTATAAATATTACAGATCTTGTTTTAAATTGTACTGTTAAAAGTGAACAACCCTAAAGGTCAAGCAGTAAATCTGTTTATGTTGTGAAGTTATCTTTCGGCTTTATAGCTGTCCAGACACGGAGCTTTGTGACCGGCAGTGTATGTCAGATAAGgttaaaacattaattttagATTAGGAGATTCACGTTCATGTTAGTTTTATAATTGTTTAGGGATTGCTCTGTgctttgttttgtaaatatatagtgAGTTGATTATAATTCAGCTCCAGTTTTAGCCTCCGATCTAGCCAAACGTTTATTTGTAACCCTTAGATTTAATACTGAATAGAACAAGAAGACTGGACTTTGTCCTTTTGTATTTGTAACTGGAATTTAGAGGGCAACATgtatatacgtacccggcctactatacctttcggtcgtagtggagcactgcctccgaaaatcactcgggcacagttttctatactgtTTTGTAGgtttacaattattttatgcatataaatgcatttacatattatatttgtccaaaacaaacataactaccattcttaatatctaccgtaccgctcacacgACGTCATATTCACAATTTCCGGACTTGCCGTAAAAATCCCCTTCAGAAAGATCTTCATGTGTATTAcgtaaaaaataatgcctcggtGGGAATTTAATAatctatgtggttcagttttattgcctagtaagcaagcgatatcgaacaagtaagatgaaatgcaaataaacgttttataatggtttgcataatcattactttgctccattagcagtgataggcaccaattgtagctctaaagacgacatcattttctgtctaaaagtcttttgagctacaatattgcagccaCGTTTACACCACCgtggaaaatattttgtaaaagtaaaatgaaagaaaCTGTTATTTCTTTGCAactcaatttttaatttttgtatcaTCCATTTGAATTATGAGTGTTTTCCAACAGAAAGCAATTACATAGAGTGATGTTGAAGAAAAATGAATGTGGTTATCGATTTAATTAAGTATttagttttgtgttatatataaggACAAAATTTTCGCAAACTTCctttgattgatatattttggttaacgcatatcaatgaatattaaaatatataaaaaatgaatattaaagggacaattcacccaggctaattcttttatataaccaagaagcaaaatatggcataaatgtattgttctacatttcttatgaaacatataacacaaaatattgacaaattccacgtcattgtttagtattttaattgatacctttgtaattccaaatcgttgatcaatatgattaagcagatacaatatgtacgctgtacctaTATCCGAGCccaagtcacgcacgttaaacaaatgaactatatataccactggggaggtgataaaatgacttttaggcaagacaattcaccgaaaagggtaaacacactactgtcagagcgatttgagcagttctaaaagttgctttactctacgagcaagggacaagATGTTTGACctcaatgtgtaatggcggacagcaagtgagtttgaacatttcacacgtaTTTCACTACCAtaggcttttctggcatatcacagtaaaaccgactgaccTAATTCCCATTAAAGCTGGGTTTTTCCgatttatgtacaaattttaatgttctcttagactgaattgtccctttaatgaatAATCGTGTATTTTAATGAATAACTATTAATATTAATTGATCGggtatttatgataaaattttgtgttatatttgatGACTAAGGAAAGCCCCTTCAGAAAGATCTTCATGTGTATTACGTAAAAATAATGCCTCGGTGGgaatttgataatctatgtggttcagttttattgcctagtaagcaagcgatatcgaacaagtaagatgaaatgcaaataaacgttttataatggtttgcataatcattactttgctccatttagcagtaataggcaccaattgtagctctaaagacgacatcattttctgtctaaaagtcttttgagctacaatatatTGCAGCCACGTTTACACCACCgtggaaaatattttgtaaaagtaaaatgaaagaaaCTGTTATTTCTTTGCAactcaatttttaatttttgtatcaTCCATTTGAAATTATCCATTTGAGTGTTTTCCCAACAGAAAGCAATTAATATAGAGTGATGTTGAAGAAAAATGAATGTGGTTATcgatttaattaatatttagttttgtgttatatataaggACAAAATTTTCGCAAACTTCctttgattgatatattttggttaacgcatatcaatgaatattaaaatatataaaaaatgaatatttaaggGACAATTCACCCAGGataattcttttatataaccaagaagcaaaatatggcataaatgtattgttctacatttcttatgaaacatataacataaaatattgacaaattccacgtcattgtttagtattttaattgatacctttgtaattccaaatcgttgatcaatatgattaagcagatacaatatgtacgctgtacctaTATCCGAGCccaagtcacgcacgttaaacaaatgaactatatataccactggggaggtgataaaatgacttttagacaagacaattcaccGAAAagggtaaacacactactgtcagagcgatttgagcagttctagacaaaagttgctttactcgacgagcaagggacaggattcggcatacaagatgtttgaccacaatgtgtaatggcggacagcaagtgagtttgaacatttcacacgtaTTTCACTACCAtaggcttttctggcatatcacagtaaaaccaactgacCTAATTCCCATTAAAGCTGGGTTTTTCCgatttatgtacaaattttaatgttctcttagactgaattgtccctttaatgaatAATCGTGTATGTTAATGAATAactattattaatattaattgatcgggtatttataataaaattttgtgttatatttgatGACTAAGGAAAGCCTAGGTTCATTTAAAGCATATATTGTAGTCAATCGATGATAATGAatgttaatacatatttattgatttttttaatgaatattttattaaataatcatGGATACTAATTTTAGTCAATATTAACGGATATagattaatatattatttgaatgttaactaatttaaattgatattaatgaatacgaataattaaaaaaaggaTTTGTTTCTAGACGGTTTTGTATTGCCGAAGCTATCATAACATTCAGTTTAAGTAAAAATGATCCAAAGACCTCACTCAATGTTATTGAACTGCAGTTCAAAACCAAATTTCACTATCACAACTAGCTTTGAAGCAGATACAATTTTAACCTTACCTACGTTGACCACTAAAATAGCCAATGGTATTTACACCAGACTAGACCTACCTATTTTGATCTCCATCTCTCTGACCTTATCACGACTGCCTGAGGTGGAGGT
Coding sequences:
- the LOC138306324 gene encoding chitinase-3-like protein 1 yields the protein MEFTVRLVVLLALFNIVSTYIIGMSEYKRVCYFTNWAQYRISPMAFSAGDIDPFLCTHIIFAFSQLDGNNMTTEGYNDIDLYSRIIDLKTINPSLKVILAVGGWSHGVERFSAMAATDQNTEEFADNAISFLRRYRLDGLDLDWEYPSSGANSWRDKYRFTRLVQILHHRFQEEGTRTTRRPLLLSAAVSAGKWTIDDSYQVDLISKDLDFINLMSYDFHGSWESTTGHSSPLYARSDEQGFHRFLNQAAAVRYWISLGAPPHKLVLGLALYGRTFTLANSWDFGLGAPTIGPGIEGPYTNATGYLAYYEICKYMEQGWTRVWDDEHQVPYAYSGDQWVGYDDIQSFTGKAKFIKEMELAGSMVWALDLDDFKNVCGDGVNPLMGVLKNALEYHTVDPITQPSVPSTKNTT